One Lucilia cuprina isolate Lc7/37 chromosome 4, ASM2204524v1, whole genome shotgun sequence DNA segment encodes these proteins:
- the LOC124419267 gene encoding uncharacterized protein LOC124419267 yields the protein MNKPPDQFNYMKTPITMDKSKKLNNMSLGEKYLLMIRVKSEDSLKNVSPFLIKKVIDNVASGEVSLCKKLQNGTILIKTKNYTQASKLIQLTSLSSEIQVELKEHPTLNFSRGVIYSNDLRDIAEEEILSELKSQNVCSIKKIMKKVDEVLQETGLIIITFAATTLPSDLYVGYEKLKIRPYNPLPLKCNKCFQYGHISKICKNDNICYNCAQAYHLNPELKEKCTLPPQCTNCKNLNYENCNHPSVSRTCPVFLIEKEIQAITTIEKVSKKQAIKTYQQRHNNPTTTYSSVVISNNKSSENISPNSQTRPIRKYEDIASEDTTDQSDIDKQNTSKKKNSPSKNSIILPKTTSKRTRSQVKKQLEELLNSKRTKN from the coding sequence ATGAATAAACCACCAGATCAATTCAATTATATGAAAACACCAATAACGATGgacaaaagcaaaaaacttaataatatgtCTCTCGGAGAAAAATATCTATTGATGATACGCGTTAAAAGTGAAGACTCTCTTAAGAATGTTTCGCCTTtcctaataaaaaaagttattgataATGTAGCTAGTGGTGAAGTTTCTCtgtgtaaaaaattacaaaacggTACTATCTTAATCAAAACAAAGAACTACACTCAAGCCAGCAAACTTATACAACTCACCTCTTTATCATCTGAAATTCAAGTGGAACTTAAAGAACACCCTACACTTAACTTCTCAAGGGGAGTTATATATTCTAATGATCTACGAGATATTGCAGAAGAAGAAATTCTATCTGAACTGAAATCGCAAAATGTCTGttcgattaaaaaaataatgaaaaaagttgaTGAAGTTTTACAAGAGACTGGTCTTATAATAATCACATTTGCCGCTACTACTTTACCTTCCGACTTATATGTTGGATACGAGAAACTTAAAATACGACCATACAACCCACTACCGCTTAAATGTAATAAGTGTTTTCAATATGGCCATATctctaaaatatgtaaaaatgatAACATCTGCTACAATTGCGCACAAGCATATCATCTTAATcctgaattaaaagaaaaatgcacCTTACCACCACAATGTACCAATTGTAAAAACCTAAATTACGAAAATTGTAATCATCCATCCGTAAGTCGAACTTGCCCTGTATTTCTCatagaaaaagaaatacaagCTATAACAACAATAGAAAAAGTAAGCAAAAAACAAGCCATAAAAACATACCAACAACGTCACAACAATCCCACCACAACATACTCTTCAGTTgtaataagcaacaacaaatcaTCAGAGAACATATCACCAAATTCTCAAACACGACCCATAAGAAAATATGAAGACATAGCGAGCGAAGACACCACTGACCAATCTGATATCGATAAACAAAACacatcaaaaaagaaaaattctcccAGCAAAAATTCAATTATTCTACCAAAAACAACATCAAAGAGAACAAGATCACAAGTTAAAAAACAACTGGAAGAATTACTTAATTCAAAACGGACAAAAAATTAA